From Salvelinus namaycush isolate Seneca unplaced genomic scaffold, SaNama_1.0 Scaffold456, whole genome shotgun sequence, the proteins below share one genomic window:
- the LOC120041384 gene encoding interferon a3 isoform X2: MQSVCHCCDWIRHHYGHLSAEYLSLLDQMGGDITKQDAPVFFPTSLYRHIDDAEFEDKVRFLKETIYQITKLFDGNMKSVTWDKKNLDDFLNILERQLENLNSCVSPAMKPERRLKRYFKKLNKKVLRKMNYSAQAWELIRKETKRHLQRLDILAAQMY; encoded by the exons ATGCAGAGCGTGTGTCATTGCTGTGACTGGATACGACACCACTACGGCCACTTGAGCGCAGAATACCTTTCCCTGCTGGACCAGATG GGAGGAGATATCACAAAGCAGGATGCCCCAGTCTTTTTCCCAACATCACTTTACAGACACATAGATGATGCTGAG TTTGAGGACAAAGTCAGATTCCTGAAAGAGACCATCTATCAAATCACAAAACTGTTTGATGGGAATATGAAATCTGTCACATGGGACAAGAAAAACCTGGACGATTTCCTCAACATTCTAGAACGCCAATTGGAGAACCTTAATTCCTGT GTATCACCTGCCATGAAACCTGAGAGGAGACTAAAACGGTACTTCAAGAAGTTGAATAAGAAGGTTCTGAGAAAAATG AACTACAGTGCACAGGCGTGGGAGCTCATCAGGAAAGAGACTAAACGTCATCTGCAAAGATTGGATATCCTTGCGGCACAGATGTACTGA
- the LOC120041384 gene encoding interferon a3 isoform X1, with translation MYTMQSWTCIFLIICSMQSVCHCCDWIRHHYGHLSAEYLSLLDQMGGDITKQDAPVFFPTSLYRHIDDAEFEDKVRFLKETIYQITKLFDGNMKSVTWDKKNLDDFLNILERQLENLNSCVSPAMKPERRLKRYFKKLNKKVLRKMNYSAQAWELIRKETKRHLQRLDILAAQMY, from the exons ATGTATACAATGCAGAGTTGGACGTGTATTTTTCTTATTATTTGCAGTATGCAGAGCGTGTGTCATTGCTGTGACTGGATACGACACCACTACGGCCACTTGAGCGCAGAATACCTTTCCCTGCTGGACCAGATG GGAGGAGATATCACAAAGCAGGATGCCCCAGTCTTTTTCCCAACATCACTTTACAGACACATAGATGATGCTGAG TTTGAGGACAAAGTCAGATTCCTGAAAGAGACCATCTATCAAATCACAAAACTGTTTGATGGGAATATGAAATCTGTCACATGGGACAAGAAAAACCTGGACGATTTCCTCAACATTCTAGAACGCCAATTGGAGAACCTTAATTCCTGT GTATCACCTGCCATGAAACCTGAGAGGAGACTAAAACGGTACTTCAAGAAGTTGAATAAGAAGGTTCTGAGAAAAATG AACTACAGTGCACAGGCGTGGGAGCTCATCAGGAAAGAGACTAAACGTCATCTGCAAAGATTGGATATCCTTGCGGCACAGATGTACTGA